CGTAGGGGAGTAGCCTTGTCGAAGTGGACTTGCCTGCTGCCCACGGCGAGCGCCGCGGAAAACGGAAGAGGTTCAACCGCCGACGGACACCGATGAACGCCGATGGGATGAAGGGAAGGAACGCGGGCTGCCTGGTGTGCCGCTCGCGCGGGTATAGCAGGTGTCCTTAAGGGGGTTCCAGGTTCTATGGCAGGTCCTGGCATGGGCAAGACGGCCTGGTTGCAGTCGTGTCTGTGCGAGGGGGAACTACCTTGAATTTCGAGACTGATGTAGCTAAGTTCAGACTGGATATGCAATGCCCCAATTGCGGCATTCGTGTCCGCGCAGTTTCTCAGACGAAGGCGATCTACCACATTAGCGAGTGCTCAGACCAGTATGCATACCTAATCGTCCGTTGCCCCCGGGACGTTTGCGGAATAGCCTTCGTGATGTATGACAGACTCAACAATAGAATTGCGCGTGTTTTCCCCTTTCCTCGCACTGACGCCTCTACGTATCACGAAGCTATCCCGCAGGTAGTCCGCGACGACTTCGCCGAAGCCCGGCGTTGTTGGTGCGCTGACGCCTACAAGGGTGTTGTTGTCATGTGTCGTCGCGCGATACAGGCAATCGCGGTGGACAAGGGG
The window above is part of the Armatimonadota bacterium genome. Proteins encoded here:
- a CDS encoding DUF4145 domain-containing protein, with product MYDRLNNRIARVFPFPRTDASTYHEAIPQVVRDDFAEARRCWCADAYKGVVVMCRRAIQAIAVDKGAKGDHPWKQIDNMLAEGVITKSLQGAAHEVRFFGAYGAHPRDDGLDSISADDALAVMEIVEQFLED